The following proteins are co-located in the Shouchella hunanensis genome:
- a CDS encoding ATPase: MTNQNQESIVALERALREKNDQWTRLDEKRNVINEKIQQATVALKEYEETLDTYEKARVLLQQSAEYARKQAKQQMETLVTNALQYVFGPMIAFEIELEEHGNRAVAEMFVVSNYDGMKIKTKPQDARGGGVVDIVTLALRVALMETTQPRQSGPLLLDEPGKHVSGEYTHYLYEFLKSLATMFDRQILMITHNHHLTESGDKAFIVTIRDGISQVEEATSP; encoded by the coding sequence GTGACTAATCAAAATCAAGAATCAATTGTTGCCCTTGAGCGTGCTTTAAGAGAGAAGAACGATCAGTGGACGCGCTTAGATGAGAAGCGAAACGTTATTAATGAGAAAATTCAACAAGCAACAGTGGCTTTAAAGGAATATGAAGAAACCCTTGACACCTATGAAAAAGCGAGAGTGCTGTTACAGCAATCGGCAGAGTATGCACGAAAGCAAGCGAAGCAGCAAATGGAAACATTAGTAACGAACGCACTGCAATATGTATTTGGGCCAATGATCGCTTTTGAAATTGAACTTGAAGAACATGGTAACAGAGCGGTAGCAGAAATGTTTGTTGTTTCTAACTACGATGGTATGAAAATAAAAACGAAGCCGCAGGATGCTAGAGGCGGTGGGGTCGTAGACATTGTTACTCTTGCACTACGTGTCGCATTAATGGAAACGACTCAACCGAGGCAATCAGGTCCATTGCTCTTAGATGAACCGGGAAAACATGTATCAGGAGAGTATACGCATTATTTATATGAGTTCTTAAAATCTCTTGCGACAATGTTTGATCGACAGATACTGATGATTACGCACAATCATCATTTAACGGAATCAGGAGATAAAGCATTTATCGTAACAATACGGGATGGAATCAGCCAAGTAGAAGAAGCGACGAGCCCTTGA
- a CDS encoding DUF2203 family protein, whose translation MKQVEQDLDKMKQAIDKAKDLRYRAEAKLEELENQKKRLLEELEELGVQPEDLDEEIVKLEAEIEQSMERAWSLIPKELIARD comes from the coding sequence ATGAAACAAGTTGAGCAAGATTTAGATAAAATGAAGCAAGCCATTGATAAAGCAAAAGATCTGCGTTATCGAGCAGAAGCAAAATTAGAAGAATTAGAGAATCAAAAGAAGCGCTTGCTTGAAGAACTAGAAGAGTTAGGTGTTCAGCCAGAAGACTTAGACGAAGAGATTGTAAAGTTAGAGGCAGAGATTGAGCAATCAATGGAACGGGCATGGTCACTTATCCCGAAAGAATTGATCGCTCGTGACTAA